One region of Chryseobacterium sp. C-71 genomic DNA includes:
- a CDS encoding alpha/beta hydrolase: MNLDYIVREPENITPQTPILFMLHGYGSNEQDLFSFRESLPADWILVSFRAPRETQFEGYSWFDIDFNNPEQFIDIDQAKEALESVLQNIIAISNKYGLTDNKTHLCGFSQGGILCYSLALKYPDLFNYIACLSSYPEEKLLTDIVKDKKKLEKLRFFVSHGTDDAIIPMEWGRKAADLLYDLSCYFTFREYMSGHGVNQKNYIDLMEFFSK, translated from the coding sequence ATGAATTTAGATTACATCGTCAGAGAGCCGGAAAATATTACTCCTCAAACTCCTATTCTATTTATGCTTCATGGTTATGGAAGCAATGAGCAGGATCTTTTCAGTTTTAGAGAAAGCTTACCCGCTGACTGGATTCTGGTAAGTTTCAGAGCTCCGAGAGAAACCCAGTTTGAAGGATATTCATGGTTTGATATTGATTTTAATAATCCTGAGCAGTTTATAGACATCGATCAGGCAAAAGAAGCATTGGAGAGTGTTTTACAGAACATCATAGCTATATCCAACAAATATGGACTTACGGATAACAAGACACATCTTTGTGGATTCAGCCAAGGTGGAATTTTATGCTACAGTTTAGCTTTAAAATATCCTGATCTCTTTAATTATATTGCGTGTTTGAGCAGTTATCCCGAAGAGAAATTGCTGACAGACATCGTAAAAGATAAAAAGAAGCTAGAGAAACTTCGGTTTTTCGTTTCCCACGGTACAGATGATGCCATAATTCCTATGGAATGGGGAAGAAAAGCTGCAGATCTGCTGTATGATCTGAGTTGTTATTTCACTTTCAGAGAATACATGAGCGGTCACGGCGTCAATCAAAAAAATTATATCGATTTAATGGAATTCTTTTCGAAATAA
- a CDS encoding PDZ domain-containing protein, whose product MHFLFICMFSIFANAQNSFEIKDAKKIVIPFKLINNLIFIPITVNGAELTFMLDTGVAETTIFSLENKELKLSPLEKMKFSGLGGSASIEGFKSDHNIGKIGEHFINTSFTLFIILDQDFNISSHVGIPVNGIIGYHFFKNYPIAIDYSSKKITVYNNDDLFKKRIKKFDELPISVERNKPYIFADIEMTNEKKSSKLLIDMGNSDAIWLFPTLIKNFVYNRPNIDDYLGRGFNGDIFGKRSRIHNFYLGDFKFEKPLMAMPDEFSIQHVNLVVERKGSVGGDILRRFTAIFDYQNQKLYLRKNKNYNDPFHFNMSGLDFQQDGLQWEKDLFNLESKKKDNGGNGVELINNSLQYKFVLKPFFSIAGVRKDSPADKAGLKKGDQLITINGKKTSDMTLQKIMEMMKSDEGKTINMNIIRKNQELRLSFTLEDPIPYQD is encoded by the coding sequence ATGCATTTTTTATTCATTTGTATGTTCAGCATTTTTGCGAATGCTCAAAATAGTTTTGAGATAAAAGATGCAAAAAAAATAGTGATTCCTTTTAAGCTGATTAATAATTTGATTTTTATTCCGATTACAGTAAATGGTGCCGAACTTACTTTTATGCTGGACACCGGAGTTGCAGAAACTACCATTTTCAGTCTCGAAAATAAAGAATTAAAACTTTCACCTTTAGAAAAAATGAAATTTTCCGGACTTGGAGGAAGTGCAAGTATTGAAGGCTTTAAATCTGATCACAATATTGGCAAAATAGGAGAACATTTTATCAATACTTCTTTTACTCTTTTTATTATTTTGGATCAGGATTTTAATATTTCATCTCACGTTGGAATTCCTGTGAACGGCATTATTGGTTATCATTTTTTTAAAAATTATCCTATTGCGATAGATTACAGTTCGAAGAAAATCACTGTTTACAATAATGATGATTTATTCAAAAAAAGAATTAAAAAGTTTGATGAATTACCTATTTCCGTTGAAAGAAATAAGCCTTACATTTTCGCTGATATAGAAATGACCAACGAGAAAAAAAGTTCAAAACTTTTAATTGATATGGGAAACAGCGATGCTATCTGGCTCTTCCCTACTCTTATTAAAAATTTCGTTTACAACAGACCAAATATTGACGATTATTTAGGTAGGGGATTCAATGGTGATATTTTTGGCAAAAGAAGTCGTATTCACAATTTTTATCTGGGTGATTTTAAATTCGAAAAACCGCTAATGGCAATGCCCGATGAATTTTCTATTCAGCATGTGAATTTGGTAGTAGAAAGAAAAGGTTCGGTTGGTGGAGATATTCTTAGAAGATTCACAGCAATTTTTGATTATCAAAACCAAAAATTATATCTCAGAAAAAACAAGAATTATAATGATCCATTTCACTTCAACATGAGTGGTTTAGATTTTCAACAAGACGGATTGCAGTGGGAAAAAGATTTGTTTAATCTCGAAAGCAAAAAGAAAGATAATGGAGGTAATGGAGTGGAACTTATCAACAACAGTCTACAATATAAATTTGTTCTAAAACCTTTCTTTTCGATTGCCGGAGTAAGAAAAGATTCGCCAGCCGATAAAGCAGGATTGAAAAAAGGTGATCAACTCATCACCATCAACGGAAAGAAAACTTCAGATATGACCTTGCAAAAAATCATGGAAATGATGAAATCTGATGAAGGCAAGACAATAAATATGAATATTATCAGAAAAAATCAGGAACTTCGCCTTAGTTTTACATTAGAAGACCCAATACCCTATCAAGATTAA